The genomic DNA CCCCGATCTTCCTGCCGCGAATCGTCCCTGACGAGCCCTACGACGACCAGGCAGAGTTCGACGACTGACGACCCGGGTTTGCGTCGCACCGACCACTAGCCTGGCGCTGACGACCCCTGCGCCCCTGCGAAAGGACCACGAGATGACCGCGGATGCCCCGGCGAACCAAGAGATCAGCCAGGACCTGTACGACAAGCTGGCCGCCGACCCCTTCGCCAAGCTGCTGGGCATCCGCATCGACTCGATCCAGCCCGGCTACGCGCGCGCGTCGATGGTGCTGACCGCCGAGATGCTCAACGCCGTGAGCACCGCCCACGGCGGCGTCATGATGGCCCTGATCGACGTGGTCCACGCCGCGGTGAGCAACAGCCACGGCACGCTCGCCGTCGCGCAGGACGTGCACACGGAGTTCCTCAGCGCCGGCGCTGAGGGCGACACGTTGACGTGTGAGGGGGTCGAGATCAGCCTCTCGAAGCGGACCGCCGTCTTCCGCATCGACTGCTGGCGGGAGGGCCGCGACGGCAAGGAGCGCCGCCTGCTCGCGACGGCTCTGGCGCGGGTGTTCCGGATCGGTACGCCGTGGATCACCGACGGCTCCGGCGGGTCGAGCCAGGACTAGCCCGACGCCGCGAGGCGGCCCCGGATGACGCCGAACGCCTCCCGGAGCGAGGCGGGCTCCACGTCCGCCAGCGCCGTATCGAAGGTGATGAACAGGCCGGCCACGCCGGCCCACGACCAGGCCCCGATGGTGAGCCGGCAGCGGCCGTCGTCGATCGCCTCGACGACCGAACCGCCGGGGGCCCAGCGGGCCACCACGTCCGCGGGGAGGGCCAGGGTCGCGGATCCGACGCACTGCCATTGGCCTGGGGTGTCGCCGCGATCCGGGTTCTGGACGACGAGGCGGCTGAGGTCGTCGGCGGTCAGCGGGTGCGCCGGGAAGGGCGCGCCGGCGCCGGTGCGCGGCCGGATCCGGTCGACCCGAAAGGTGTGCCACATCAGATCGCGGTGGTCCCGCGCGACGACGTACCACCGGCCCGCCCACACGACGAGGTGGTGCGGCTGCACCTCGCGCGGCGGCCGGAAGCCCGGCTCACCGGGTCCGGGGAGGTGACCCTCCGCGGTCGTCTCGTCGAACCGCAGCACGCGCCGCAAGCGGATGGCCGACCCGACCACCTGCAGGGTCGCCACGTCGACGGGCGCAGCGGCGAAGTCCCAGTAATTGCGCAGGGCGCTGACCTCGAACGCCTCGCTCGCCGCTCGCAACCGAGCGGGCAGCACCTGTCGAAGCGTGGTGAGGGCCCGAGCGACCGCGTCGTCGATGCCCCTGACCGTGGCCGGCGCCGTCTGCAGAGCGAGGGCGATCGCGATGGCCTGGTCGTCGTCGAGGACGAGCGGCGGCAGCTTCCCCCCGGGCCCCAGCCGGTAGCCCCCGCCGGGGCCCTTGCCCGCCTCGACGGGATAGCCCAGGTCCCGCAGGGTCTCGACGTCCCGCCGCAGGGTACGCACCGAGATCCCCAGCCGGTCGGCCAACGCGGCGCCGGGCCAGTCGGAGCGCGCCTGGAGCAGCGACAACAGCCGCAGGATGCGCGCAGATGTATCGGCCATGCCGCGATCATGCCGTCGGTGGCGGACATTCGATGGCCGCCACCGCTGTCACGGTGCGGGCATGGATCCCACCACGCACCCGCTGACCAGCTCCCCGCCCGAGCCCGCCGTCCTGTCGGGCCGCCCGGCCGCGATGGCCCTGCTCGTCGTCCTGTTCGCCGCGTTCATGGACCTGCTCGACGTGACGATCGTGACCGTCGCCGCGCCGCACATCGCCGCCGATCTGCAGGCGTCGCCGGCGCAGCTGCAGTGGCTACTCGCCGCCTACCCGCTGGCCCTCGGGTCGGGGTTGATCACCGGCGGCCGGCTCGGCGACGACTACGGCCGCAGGAGGGTCTTCCTGGTCTCGTTGGGCTGCTTCGCCGTCGCCTCGGCGGCGTGCGCGCTGGCCCCTTCGGCCACGGGTCTGGTCCTCCTGCGCGCGGTCCAGGGACTGGCCGGCGGGTTCATGGTGCCGCAGGTTCTCGGGATCATCCGGTCGTCGTTCGCGCCGGCCGCGCGGGCGAAGGCCTTCGGCGCGTACGGCGCCGTGCAGGGCCTCGCCTCCGTCGCCGGCCCCCTGCTGGGTGGCGCGCTCGTCGACGCGAACCTGTGGGGCCTCGACTGGCGCACCATCTTCTGGCTCAACCTGCCCGTCGCCGCCGTCGCCCTGGTCCTGGGCGCCCGGGTGCTTCCGGAGTCCCTCGCCGGGGCTCGCGCGCGCCTCGACGCGGTCGGCGCCTGCCTGGGCTCCGTCGTCGTGTTCTTCGTGCTGTTGCCGCTGGTGCAGGGCCGCGACTGGGGGTGGCCGGCGTGCGGGTGGGCCCTCCTGGGCGGCGGCCTGCTGCTTGCCGTCGCCTTCGTCGGCTACGAGCGACGCGTCGCGCGCCGCGGCGGGCAGCCGATGCTCGAGCCGGCGCTCCTCGCGATCCGGCCCTTCGTCGCGGGCCTGGCCGCCGCGGCGCTCTTCTTCGGCGGCCTGGCCCCGTTCTTCCTGGTGTTCTCCGTCTACCTGCAGGTCGGCACCGGCCGCTCGGCATGGGATACGGGGCTGGTGATGCTGCCGTACGCCGTGGGTTCGCTGCTCACCTCCGGCGCCGGGGTGGCGCTCGCCGCGAGGGCCGGGCGGGCGCTGCTGATCGTCAGCTCGCTGACGCTGGCCGGGGCGCACGCGCTGTTGTGGTGGCTGGTGCGGGACGGCGCGACGCCCCCGTCGTCCTGGTCCTTGGCGGTGGCGATGTTCGTCGGTGGCCTGGGGCTCGGGCTCGGCGCGCCCATTCTCGTCAACGTGGTGCTTGCTGGAGTTCCCGGCCGCCACGCCGGGGCCGCGGGCGGCGTGCTGTCGACGATCACGCAGCTCGCGGGTGCCGTGGGCGTGGCCGTCCTCGGCACGGTCTTCTTCGCCGCGCTCACCCCTGCGAGCACGGCCCGGGCCGCCGGCGGGGCCGCCTCGTACGGCCACGCCCTGGCGCAGGTGATGCCTTGGCAGGTCACGACGTACCTCCTCGCCGCCCTCGCGATGCTCGCCCTCCCCCCGCGCGCGGCCGCCCCAGCGGGAGGATCGGACGCGGTGCCGCTACGGTGAGGCCATGGCACGGTGGACAGCGACAGACATGCCCGATCAGAGCGGCCGCACCTTCGTCGTGACGGGGGCGAACTCGGGGCTCGGACTGCACACCGCCAAGGCGCTGGTGGCCAAGGGGGCACACGTCGTACTCGCCTGCCGCGACGCGGCCAAGGCCGACGCGGCGCGCGAGGAGGTCCAGGGGGAGGCCGCGACCGGTACGTCGGAGGTGCGCCTCCTCGACCTGTCCGACCTGCACTCGGTCCGGTCGTTCGCGAGCGACCTCGGCGACCGTCCGGTGGACGTGCTCATCAACAACGCCGGCATCATGGCCGTGCCGCTGGGCCGCACCGCGCAGGGCTTCGAGAGCCAGTTCGGCACCAACGTGCTCGGCCACTTCCTGCTGACGGCGCTGCTCGCGCCGCGGCTGACGGACCGCGTGGTGTGGCTGAGTTCGGCGGTGCACCGCAACGGCGAGATCGACCTCGACGACCTCAACTGGGAGCGGCGGCCGTACAGCCCGTGGAAGGCGTACGGGCAGAGCAAGCTCGCCGACCTGATGCTGGCCTACGAGATGCAGCGGCGCCTGACCCGGTCCGGCTCGCGGCTGCGGTCGATGGCCGCCCACCCGGGCTACTCGGCGACCAACCTGCAGTCGCACACCCGCACCTGGCAGGACCAGGTCATGGGCCTGTTCAACAAGGTGCCGTTCATCGCCCAGCCGGCCGAGATGGGCGCGCTCCCCACGCTGTTCGCGGCCACGGTGCCGGATCTCGCCGGGGGCACGTACGTCGGGCCGGACGGCTTCATGGAGGCGCAGGGTCACCCCCGTCCGGTCGGCTCGTCGGCCCGCTCCCACGACGCCCAGCTGGCGGCGGCGCTGTGGACGCGGTGCGAGGAACTCACGGGCCAGCCGTTCGAGATCTGAGCGGGCGCCCCGCCTTCAGCCTGTCCAGGCCGCGCGGATCCGCTCCGCGACGCGAGCCGCCTGGTCGCGACCGGCTCGTACGGCGGCGCCGGCCAGACCGGGATTCAGCGGGTTGCCGAGCATCGAGCGGCGCGCGATCCGGTCCGGGGTGACTTCCACGCTGGTCACGTCGGTCCCGAGGGACCGCAGCTGGTACGGCGTCCTCGCGGCGGCGCGCATGCCGCCCGGCTGGGGGGCGAGCACCACGACGACGCTGCACCCGGTGGCCAGATCGGCATTGGCGCCGCTCCGCAGCCCGCCGTCGAGGTAGTCGCGATCGCCGATCCGTACCGGCGGCCACACCCCCGGAACGGCGCAGCTGGCCGCCACCGCGTCCACCACGTCGGGGGTGGAGTCGCGCCCGAAGACGTGCAGCCGCCCGGAGTCGGCGTCCACCGCCGTCAGCCACAACCCGCGCTCCGGCCAGTCCGGCCAGGTGGTGCGCTCCAGGCGCCGTTCGATGACGGCACGGCGTTCCGGCGGCTTGACGGTGGCCGTGGCTCGGGCCCGCCGACCCAACCGGGCCAGCGCGCCGTACCCCTCCGGCCCCGCCAAAGCGGTCCACAGGATCGGGAGCATCACGGCGGGACCGCTGCGGGCGGGCAGCTCCCGCGAGCGACCCTCCACCTGCGCGGCGTACAGGTCCTCCAGGGTCCGCCCGGACCGCAGGTTCGCCCCGACGGCGGCGCCCGCGGAGGTGCCGATAATCAGGTCGGCGTCGCGCAGGTCGAGCCCCAGGTCGGCCAGGCCGACCAATAACCCGGTCTCCCAGGCGATCCCGACCAGGCCCCCACCCCCAGCACCAACGCGCGCCGCTCCATCCGCTCACCCTAATCTCCGGGTTTGGCGCCGTGGCTAACGGCAGCGTCGCCGCCGCGCTCGGAGCAGGAGTCGCCGTGATGAGCCTTTTTCTTGACTCGTCGAATGGTGGCCACGGTCTCCCAAGTCCCGAACAGGACGACGACGACCAGTCCGCCCATGTAGGCGGGCCACTCACCGGTGCGGATGCCCTGCACCGCGACGACCAGGCACGCCAGGACGAGCACGGTCAACAGAACGACACGCCACCGATGTCGGCCATCCATGTGCGCAGCCTAGGCCTGGAGCAACGGCGCCTCGGTGGAAAGCCTGTCGTGAGGATCCGGCTCACCCGCCGTCGTCGTGCTCGAAGCCGTACGTCGTGCTCGATCCGGCTACCGGGGTCCCACCGCTTGGATCTGTTCGGCACGAATGCCCCTCACGACGATCATGAGAGTCAACGTAACCACGATCGCAAACCAGGCAAGTTTTGAGATGGACCATTCGCCGCGCATTGCCATTTCAAAGATGTGCATCAGCACTCCACTGAAGACAAGCATCCCGCCGACAAAAAGAAGTCGTTGACGCCAGGACCAGCGGATGGGCTGTCGCGACATGGTTCGACAGTACGCCGGCGCCGTCCTCATCGCCCCTGGATTTCCGCGCATGGCGGGACGCACAGCGTCACCTGGCATTGAGCCGGCAGGTGGTGAACCTCGCCGACAGGTTAGACTCGGCGTCCGCCGAAGGGCCCACCGGGACGTACGTGTCGTCGCGTCACTGATTGCTGCCCTGGCGGCGACGAAGAGTGATCATTGCTCCGATCAAACTCCCGAGCGGCATGAATCCGCAGGAGAAGAGCACATACCAGAGCGTCGGAGGCTGCGCGTCCGTGACTATGCCGATCAAGCCGGCAATGATCACGGCGGCCCCCAAAAGCACAGCCACGACGACGTACGTTAGGGCCTTCGCGCGGGGCGTCACGCCTGACAGGCTAATCCACACTGATTCGCAGGGCACCGGGTCAGCAGCGCTGCCCCACCGCACCTGGCTAGGATCGCCTGCGAAACACGAGCAGCGTGCCCGCAAATATGACAGCGCCCGCAATGCCTATGCCAGCCCCGGCGCCCGCCAACCGGCCAGCGTGAGTAACGCTTCCCGCGACGAACAGCACGACTCCCGTCCCACAGAGCCCGACCTGCATGGCCAACACGGAGAGGGCACGAAACCAACGGGTGGGCACGTCCAGTTCGGCGGACTTGATAGCCTGACCCTCCGCGCGTTTGGCCAACCACATCGTGAACGAGACCCACGAAAACCATTGCCCGACGGCGGTACCGAGAACAATGGCTCCCACCACCAGCGCCCACTCCGACTGTTGTCGAGTCGCGAACACCACGAGGAAACAGCCCAGCGCCGAGCCGACGCCGCCGGACCACAAACTTTGACGCTGCAACTTATGCGCGTCGGCAGTAGTCATCCCCCGAAGCTAGCCGACACGTCGCTGTCAGGCCCGAGCGAAAGGTTCGTTTCATGCAGGTCCAGGCATCGATACCGCCCGCCGACGTGGCAGAGGCAATCCGGACTGCCAAGGTCCAGTTGCGCTCCGACATCGGCGACGTCGGCACGGCGTACGCGATAGTGCTCGACCATCTCCGCCCCGCGGTCGCCGAAAATCGTCGCCCGGCGGGACGCGGGCGGGTCGGTGTGGCCGGAGGTCAGCTACGACGATCTTGCTGCGAGCGGCCTGGATGACGAGGTCCGTGACCTTGTCCGTAGGCGCGGCTGCCTCGTGGTGCGCGGACACTTCTCCCATGATCAGGCCCTCGACTGGGACCGCCGGCTCGAGGCCTACGTCGACGCGAACGACTTCGCCACCGTCTACCGCGGGGCCGGTGATGACTTCTTCGGGACGACGTCGGCCTCCAAGCCGAGCATCTACCCGGTGTACTGGTCGCCGACGCAGATGGAGGCGCGTCAGTCCGAGCGGATGGCGGTAGTCCAAAGCTTCCTCAATCGTCTCTGGACCTTCGAGTCCGAGGGGACGGTGTGGTTCAACCCCGACGTGAATACGCTCTATCCCGATCGCATCCGCCGCCGGCCGCCGGGGACCGACAACGACGGCCTGGGCGCCCACTGCGATTCCGGCTCTCTGGAGCGTTGGCTGCTTCCGGAATACCGTCGCGTGTACCGGGCGCTGTTCGACGGGAAACCGCAGGACTACGACCCGTGGGACGCCGCGTACCGGCCGCTGATGAACGAGTACGAGGGTGGTACGACGATGTGCTCGGCCTTCCGGACGTTCCAGGGCTGGACCGCGTTGTCCGACATGGAGAACGACCAAGGTGTACTGCATGTCCTGCCAATCCCGGAGGCCATCGGAGCGATTCTCCTCCGCGCCCTGCTGCCCGACGTGCCCGAGGACGAGCTGTGTGGCGCCATGGCGCAGCGGGTTCTCCCGGTTCTCGACCGCTGGCATCCGGAGCTCCTCGCCGCGATGACGCCGATCCCGGACCTCAAGGCCGGCGACTCGGTCTGGTGGCACGCCGACCTGGTGCATTCCGTCGGTGCGGTCCGGAATCAGAAGGGCTGGGGCAATGTCATGTACATCCCCGCCGCGCCGATGTGCGACAAGAACCTGACTTTCGCCCGGCAGTGCTATGCCGACTTCGTCGCGGGCCGCTCTCCCCAGGACTTCCCCCAGGAGGATTACGAGGTCGGCTGGACGGGACGCTTCGCGCCCGCGGACCTCAACGACAACGGACGTCGCGGCTTGGGTCTGGCGGAGTAAACGTTCTCCAACCGTACGCCGAGGGCGGCCTCACGCTTTAGGCGGACGCGGACCTGTCGCATCCTCTGGCACATAGTCCTGCGGTCGATCTTGCACCCAGTTCACCGTGTCCGAGCAAACGGAGCTTCACGTGGAAGCCCGGCATCCCCGGCCGGAGAGCATCCCAATAGCGTGCGGGCAAGACGACGCCGAAGACTGCCACGAGCCCGGTCACCACGGGCTCACCCAGCGCGTACGAGGCTCCCATCAGCGCCCCGGCCGAACCGGGCCAGGCCCCAACCATCACGGGCGGCTTGCGCACGTTTCCATCGTAGAACTGCCCCTCACCCCAAGCCACGCAAAGCCGCCCAGCCCATAGCCGAGCTCGAGAGCCCGGCTCGCGCGAGTCACGCTGAGCAGCAGAAACGCCACCCGGTGGGCCGGGTGGCGTTGTCTGAGCCGCTTGTCGGAATCGAACCGACGACCTATTCATTACGAGTGAATCGCTCTGGCCGACTGAGCTAAAGCGGCGGGTGCATCACGCCCGCCAGGGAGCGAACCGCGATGCGGCTCACCAGTATACGGATCCCCGCGCGACCAGCCAAAACGGGCGCCGACCAGCGACGACGTACCCCCTCTCGGGGCTGGCGGGGCGCGCTTAGCTGCAGCTCAACACTTGACGTCGCCGTCCGGGACCTTGCCGTCCACCAGGTAGTTGTCGACCGCGTCGTTGACGCAGCGGTTGGACCGCATGTACGCCGTGTGCCCGTCCCCGTCCCAGCTCACGAGGCGCCCGTTCTTGAACTCGCGCGCCATCTTCTGGGCCCACTCGTACGGCGTCGCCGGGTCGCGCGTGGTGCCGACCACCATGATCGGCGGCGCGCCCTCCGCCGAGACCGCCTTGGGCTTCAGGGTGGGCTGGGCCGGCCAGTTGAGGCAGGTGTACGACGAGCCCGACATGAACGGACCCCACGTCGGCGCCGCCTTGGTGAACTCCTCGACCTGCGCCTTCTGCTGCTCCTCGCTGAGCCGCTCGACCGGGTGATCCAGGCAGTTCACCGCCGAGATGACCTGCATGATGTTGCTGGTGTAGCGGCCGTTCTCCCGGTCGGCGTACGAATTCGCCAACTCGAACAGGTTCGTCCCGTCGCCCGCCTTCGCCCCGCGCAGCGCGGTCGTGAGCTGCGGCCAGCGCTCCTGGGCATACATCGCCGCCGCCAGCCCGAGCGACGCCCACCCCTCGGTGAGCTGCTTGACCCGCGCATCGCCCTTGATCGGAATCGGCTTGGCGTCCAAGCTGGTGAGCAGGTCGCGGATCGCCTTCATGCCCTCGTCGACGCTGCCGCCCAGCGGGCAACCGCCCTTCTTCACGCAGTCGGCGACATAGGAGCGCGTCGCCGTCTCGAAGCCCTGCGCCTGCCCCAGCGACAGCTCCTTGTCGGTCAGCGACGGGGCCATCGCGCCGTCGAGCACCATCCGGCCCACCGTGCCGGGGAACGTGTCGGCGTAGATGGCGCCGAGATAGGTCCCGTAGGACTTGCCCAGGTAGATGAACTTGTTCTGGCCCATGGCCGCCCGCGCGATGTCCATGTCGCGCACCACGTCGGTCGTGCCCAGGTGCGGCAGCAGCGCCGGGTATTTCGCCTCGCACGCCGCCCCGAAGTCCTTGCCGATCTTCTCCGCCTCGGCCCGCTCCGCCGCGTCGTCGGGCGACGGGTCGAAGCCCAGCATCGTGTCCATCGCCGGGTCGTCCAGGCACCGCACGGGATTGGACTGGGCGACGCCGCGCGGATCGACCCCCACCACGTCGTACGTCTGGCGCACCTTCGTCGTCACGATGAAGTTCGCCACCGCCGCGTACTCCGTCGCCGACCCGCCCGGCCCGCCCGGGTTGACGAACAGCACGCCCTTCGACTCACCCCGCGCCGGCACCTTGAGCACCCGCAGCTTGAGCTTGTCCCCCTCGGGCTTGGCGTAGTCGACCGGCACCGTCAGCCACGCGCACTGGTTGCCGTCGCAGTCCTGCCACGACAGCTTCTGTCCGTAGTATTCAGCGAGCTTCTCTTGCCCCGCCGGCGCCGTCGCCGTGCCGCTGCTCGACCCGACCGGGCCCAGCGTCGCCGACGCCGGCCCGCCGCCGAGCGGCCCCACGGCGCACGCCGCGCTCGCCCCGGCCACCACCGTCGCGACCACGCCGCCCGCGAATCCCCTTCGCGCCCGGGCCATGCCCGTCCTGCCGGTCCCCCGCGCCTGCCCCGTCGTCATGCCGCCCGCACTCCCGTTCGCCGTGTGTCTCGAGGGTACCTGGGGCCGCCGACAGCCCAGGACGCCGGTGCGGCGTCAGCGCCGGTGCAGCGTCGACAACGGCGCAGCGTCAGCGCCGCGGCAGCCGCAGCGAGATCGCCATGGCCTCCAGCGCCAGCAGCGGCGGCACGTTGGCGGCGATGCGCTCCCGCGCCGTCCCGATCGCATCCATCGCCCGCAGCAGCGCCTCGGGCCCCAACGCCCGCGCCACCGGCTCGACCTCCACCCGCAGGTCCTCGTTGATCAGCTCGACCGGCCCGCCCAGCCGCAGCACGAGCGCGTCCCGGTAGACCGACAGCAGGTCCGTCAGCGACCGATCCACCACGTCCCGGGCGGCCCGCGTCGCCCGCGTCTTCTGCTCCTTCTCCAGCGCGGCGACCTGCGCGCGGATGTGCGGCGGCTGGGTCCGCGCGGCGGGATCGGCCCCCAGCGTCTCCAGCAGCCGCGCCTTCTCCCGCGCGTCCCGCTCCGCCGCAGCCGCCCCGGACTCCTCCGTCGCGATGGCCGCCAGATCCGAGGCGGCCGCCACCGCGTCGGCGACGTCGCCGATGCGGGACGCCAGCCGTACGACGTCGCGGCGCCGGATCCGCGCCCCCTCGTCGCGGGCCAGGCGCCGGGCCAGCCCGACGTGGCACTGCGCGGCCCGCGCGGCGTACGTCGCCATCGCCGCGTCGATTCCGTCCCGGCGCTGCACGAGCGCCGCCACGTCCTTGACCGGCGGCGTCCGCAGCCGCACATGCCGCGTCCGGCTCCGGATCGTGACGATGACGTCCTGCAGCGAGGGCGCGCACAGCATCCAGACGGTCGGCGCCGCCGGCTCCTCCAGCGCCTTGAGCAGCGCGTCCGCCGCGCGCTCGGTGAGCCGGTCCGCGTCCTCCACGATGATGACCCGCCACGGCCCCACGCTCGGGCGCAACGCCGCCAGCCCGGCCAACTCCCGCGCCTGCTCCACCCGGATCGACAGCCCCTCGGTGGCGAGCACGGTCACGTCGGCATGGGTGCCCTCCAACGCCGTACGGCATTCCCGGCACTCGCCGCACCCGCCCTTCGGGCACTCCAGCGCGGCCGCGAAGGCTCGCGCGGCCGTCGAGCGGCCCGAGCCGGGCGGCCCCGTGAACAGCCACGCGTGGGTCATCGCCGCGGGGTCGTGCAGGGCGCGCATGAGCGTCTCGACCGTACGCCGTTGCCCGACGAGATCGTCGAACACCTTCATCGCGGCAGGTCCGCCGGATCCGCGTCAAACCAGCCGGTGGCAGCCAGCCGATCGGCGAC from Austwickia sp. includes the following:
- a CDS encoding PaaI family thioesterase, whose product is MTADAPANQEISQDLYDKLAADPFAKLLGIRIDSIQPGYARASMVLTAEMLNAVSTAHGGVMMALIDVVHAAVSNSHGTLAVAQDVHTEFLSAGAEGDTLTCEGVEISLSKRTAVFRIDCWREGRDGKERRLLATALARVFRIGTPWITDGSGGSSQD
- a CDS encoding WYL domain-containing protein encodes the protein MADTSARILRLLSLLQARSDWPGAALADRLGISVRTLRRDVETLRDLGYPVEAGKGPGGGYRLGPGGKLPPLVLDDDQAIAIALALQTAPATVRGIDDAVARALTTLRQVLPARLRAASEAFEVSALRNYWDFAAAPVDVATLQVVGSAIRLRRVLRFDETTAEGHLPGPGEPGFRPPREVQPHHLVVWAGRWYVVARDHRDLMWHTFRVDRIRPRTGAGAPFPAHPLTADDLSRLVVQNPDRGDTPGQWQCVGSATLALPADVVARWAPGGSVVEAIDDGRCRLTIGAWSWAGVAGLFITFDTALADVEPASLREAFGVIRGRLAASG
- a CDS encoding MFS transporter, which gives rise to MDPTTHPLTSSPPEPAVLSGRPAAMALLVVLFAAFMDLLDVTIVTVAAPHIAADLQASPAQLQWLLAAYPLALGSGLITGGRLGDDYGRRRVFLVSLGCFAVASAACALAPSATGLVLLRAVQGLAGGFMVPQVLGIIRSSFAPAARAKAFGAYGAVQGLASVAGPLLGGALVDANLWGLDWRTIFWLNLPVAAVALVLGARVLPESLAGARARLDAVGACLGSVVVFFVLLPLVQGRDWGWPACGWALLGGGLLLAVAFVGYERRVARRGGQPMLEPALLAIRPFVAGLAAAALFFGGLAPFFLVFSVYLQVGTGRSAWDTGLVMLPYAVGSLLTSGAGVALAARAGRALLIVSSLTLAGAHALLWWLVRDGATPPSSWSLAVAMFVGGLGLGLGAPILVNVVLAGVPGRHAGAAGGVLSTITQLAGAVGVAVLGTVFFAALTPASTARAAGGAASYGHALAQVMPWQVTTYLLAALAMLALPPRAAAPAGGSDAVPLR
- a CDS encoding SDR family NAD(P)-dependent oxidoreductase, yielding MARWTATDMPDQSGRTFVVTGANSGLGLHTAKALVAKGAHVVLACRDAAKADAAREEVQGEAATGTSEVRLLDLSDLHSVRSFASDLGDRPVDVLINNAGIMAVPLGRTAQGFESQFGTNVLGHFLLTALLAPRLTDRVVWLSSAVHRNGEIDLDDLNWERRPYSPWKAYGQSKLADLMLAYEMQRRLTRSGSRLRSMAAHPGYSATNLQSHTRTWQDQVMGLFNKVPFIAQPAEMGALPTLFAATVPDLAGGTYVGPDGFMEAQGHPRPVGSSARSHDAQLAAALWTRCEELTGQPFEI
- a CDS encoding patatin-like phospholipase family protein, whose protein sequence is MVGIAWETGLLVGLADLGLDLRDADLIIGTSAGAAVGANLRSGRTLEDLYAAQVEGRSRELPARSGPAVMLPILWTALAGPEGYGALARLGRRARATATVKPPERRAVIERRLERTTWPDWPERGLWLTAVDADSGRLHVFGRDSTPDVVDAVAASCAVPGVWPPVRIGDRDYLDGGLRSGANADLATGCSVVVVLAPQPGGMRAAARTPYQLRSLGTDVTSVEVTPDRIARRSMLGNPLNPGLAGAAVRAGRDQAARVAERIRAAWTG
- a CDS encoding alpha/beta fold hydrolase produces the protein MTTGQARGTGRTGMARARRGFAGGVVATVVAGASAACAVGPLGGGPASATLGPVGSSSGTATAPAGQEKLAEYYGQKLSWQDCDGNQCAWLTVPVDYAKPEGDKLKLRVLKVPARGESKGVLFVNPGGPGGSATEYAAVANFIVTTKVRQTYDVVGVDPRGVAQSNPVRCLDDPAMDTMLGFDPSPDDAAERAEAEKIGKDFGAACEAKYPALLPHLGTTDVVRDMDIARAAMGQNKFIYLGKSYGTYLGAIYADTFPGTVGRMVLDGAMAPSLTDKELSLGQAQGFETATRSYVADCVKKGGCPLGGSVDEGMKAIRDLLTSLDAKPIPIKGDARVKQLTEGWASLGLAAAMYAQERWPQLTTALRGAKAGDGTNLFELANSYADRENGRYTSNIMQVISAVNCLDHPVERLSEEQQKAQVEEFTKAAPTWGPFMSGSSYTCLNWPAQPTLKPKAVSAEGAPPIMVVGTTRDPATPYEWAQKMAREFKNGRLVSWDGDGHTAYMRSNRCVNDAVDNYLVDGKVPDGDVKC
- a CDS encoding DNA polymerase III subunit delta': MKVFDDLVGQRRTVETLMRALHDPAAMTHAWLFTGPPGSGRSTAARAFAAALECPKGGCGECRECRTALEGTHADVTVLATEGLSIRVEQARELAGLAALRPSVGPWRVIIVEDADRLTERAADALLKALEEPAAPTVWMLCAPSLQDVIVTIRSRTRHVRLRTPPVKDVAALVQRRDGIDAAMATYAARAAQCHVGLARRLARDEGARIRRRDVVRLASRIGDVADAVAAASDLAAIATEESGAAAAERDAREKARLLETLGADPAARTQPPHIRAQVAALEKEQKTRATRAARDVVDRSLTDLLSVYRDALVLRLGGPVELINEDLRVEVEPVARALGPEALLRAMDAIGTARERIAANVPPLLALEAMAISLRLPRR